Proteins encoded in a region of the Mycobacterium branderi genome:
- a CDS encoding anti-sigma factor antagonist (This anti-anti-sigma factor, or anti-sigma factor antagonist, belongs to a family that includes characterized members SpoIIAA, RsbV, RsfA, and RsfB.): MGSATIKVSRSRANSSPRSSSDPGALSVTTSQRGRALVICVAGEVDASNERDWRYLLAEMVAIAAVPGRVVVDVRNLDFMGCCAYAALAREAERCRRRGVTLCLVSQDPIVARIVAACGLRWLLPMYPTIDAALGVKEE; the protein is encoded by the coding sequence TTGGGCTCTGCAACAATCAAAGTTTCTCGCTCCCGGGCTAATTCGAGCCCACGGTCGAGTTCCGACCCTGGCGCGCTGAGCGTCACCACATCACAACGCGGCCGGGCACTGGTCATCTGCGTCGCGGGTGAAGTGGACGCGAGCAACGAACGCGACTGGAGATATCTGCTGGCCGAGATGGTCGCGATCGCCGCCGTGCCCGGTCGGGTCGTGGTCGATGTCCGCAACCTCGACTTCATGGGCTGCTGTGCCTACGCAGCGTTGGCCCGCGAGGCAGAACGGTGCCGGCGCCGCGGTGTGACCCTCTGCTTGGTCAGCCAGGACCCGATCGTCGCGCGAATTGTGGCGGCGTGCGGACTTCGCTGGCTACTGCCGATGTATCCGACGATCGACGCGGCGCTGGGCGTCAAAGAGGAGTAG
- a CDS encoding glucose 1-dehydrogenase has product MSFPEQQQPVPGVQARMNPVPDCGEESYRGSGKLTGKRAIITGGDSGIGRAVAIAYAREGADVLIAYLNEDDDAHDVARYVEEAGRKCVLVPGDLSEPSHCRAVVDRAVREFGGIDVLVNNAGFQMTHQTLEEISDDEWDYTFKLNVGAYFYLTKAALPFMGPGSSIIGSSSVNSDMPNPTLAPYAATKAAMANLSASLAQLLGDKGIRVNSVAPGPIWTPLIPSTMPAEKVKSFGENVPLGRAGQPAELASVYVLLASDDASYVSGARVAVTGGRPIL; this is encoded by the coding sequence ATGAGTTTTCCCGAGCAGCAGCAACCGGTGCCCGGCGTGCAGGCTCGGATGAACCCGGTCCCCGATTGCGGCGAAGAAAGCTACCGTGGCTCGGGAAAGCTCACCGGCAAACGCGCGATCATCACCGGCGGCGACAGCGGAATCGGGCGGGCCGTCGCGATCGCTTATGCCCGGGAAGGCGCCGACGTGCTGATCGCCTACCTCAACGAAGACGACGACGCGCACGACGTCGCTCGCTACGTCGAGGAGGCCGGCCGAAAATGCGTGCTGGTGCCCGGGGACCTCTCCGAACCGTCGCATTGCCGCGCAGTTGTCGACCGGGCGGTACGGGAATTCGGCGGCATCGATGTCCTGGTCAACAATGCCGGCTTCCAGATGACCCACCAAACGCTGGAAGAGATCAGCGACGACGAGTGGGATTACACCTTCAAACTCAATGTGGGGGCTTATTTCTACCTCACGAAGGCGGCTCTGCCGTTCATGGGTCCGGGCTCGTCGATCATCGGCAGCTCGTCGGTCAACTCCGACATGCCCAATCCCACCTTGGCGCCGTACGCCGCCACCAAGGCGGCGATGGCGAATCTCTCGGCTAGCCTCGCGCAGCTTCTGGGCGATAAAGGGATTCGCGTCAACAGCGTGGCGCCGGGTCCGATCTGGACGCCGCTGATCCCGTCGACGATGCCGGCGGAGAAGGTGAAATCGTTCGGGGAGAACGTGCCGCTGGGCCGCGCCGGTCAGCCGGCCGAGCTGGCATCCGTCTATGTGCTGCTGGCCTCCGACGACGCCAGCTATGTCTCTGGAGCGCGGGTGGCGGTCACTGGCGGCCGGCCGATCCTCTAA
- a CDS encoding RNA-guided endonuclease InsQ/TnpB family protein — MRRAYVFRLRPTARQHQALAACLDAHRELYNAALQERRDAWSHSKSRVFYGDQSAQLSEIRAVRADQAVWSFSSQQATLRRLAKAFDGFFRRVKRGQTPGYPRFKGKARFDSVEWPKDGDGARWLPEHKRVYLQGVGQVKVHVHRQVQGRVKTIQIKRQGRRWVLVLSCDDVPPSPLPATGRQAGIDVGVASFATTSDGTQVENPRWGRAAQDKLAAAQQRLARAKRGSNNRAAKRETVGARHRKIANQRKDFHHKQARQLVESYDVLVVEDLKIANMVRRPKPVPDDDNPGQHLANGARAKSGLNRSISDAGWGRFVSILRAKAEDAGRIWIEVDPRHTSDGCENCGHAARANRVSQAVFECQCCGHRAQADEHAARNILRAGLARHAHAA, encoded by the coding sequence GTGAGGCGCGCGTATGTGTTTAGGCTGCGCCCGACCGCACGCCAACACCAGGCGTTGGCGGCGTGCTTGGATGCGCATCGCGAGTTGTACAACGCTGCGTTGCAGGAACGCCGGGATGCGTGGTCACACAGCAAGTCCCGCGTCTTCTACGGGGATCAGTCGGCGCAGCTGAGCGAAATCCGCGCGGTGCGTGCGGATCAGGCGGTGTGGTCGTTCTCCAGCCAGCAGGCGACGCTGCGCCGCTTGGCCAAGGCGTTCGACGGATTCTTCCGCCGGGTCAAACGCGGCCAGACGCCCGGATATCCACGCTTTAAGGGTAAGGCCCGCTTCGATTCGGTGGAGTGGCCCAAAGACGGTGACGGCGCCCGTTGGCTGCCCGAACACAAACGCGTGTACTTACAAGGTGTCGGCCAGGTGAAGGTTCACGTGCACCGCCAGGTTCAAGGGCGAGTGAAGACGATCCAGATCAAACGTCAGGGGCGCCGCTGGGTACTGGTGCTTTCCTGTGACGACGTGCCCCCCAGCCCGCTGCCTGCGACCGGCCGGCAGGCCGGGATCGATGTCGGGGTGGCGAGTTTCGCCACGACTAGCGACGGAACCCAGGTCGAGAACCCGCGATGGGGCCGGGCTGCACAGGACAAACTGGCGGCGGCGCAGCAGCGGCTTGCCCGCGCCAAGCGCGGATCGAACAACCGGGCGGCCAAACGGGAAACGGTGGGAGCGCGGCACCGCAAGATCGCCAACCAGCGCAAAGACTTTCACCACAAGCAAGCACGCCAACTCGTGGAGTCCTATGACGTGTTGGTGGTGGAGGATCTCAAGATCGCCAACATGGTACGTCGGCCCAAACCGGTGCCCGACGACGACAATCCTGGCCAACATCTGGCCAATGGCGCCCGGGCGAAGTCCGGGCTGAATCGAAGCATCAGTGACGCTGGCTGGGGACGGTTCGTCTCGATACTGCGCGCCAAAGCGGAAGACGCTGGGCGTATCTGGATTGAGGTCGACCCCCGCCACACCTCCGATGGCTGCGAGAACTGTGGACATGCAGCCCGGGCGAATCGCGTCAGCCAAGCGGTATTCGAATGCCAATGTTGCGGTCATCGCGCACAGGCAGACGAACATGCCGCACGCAACATCCTTCGGGCTGGACTGGCCCGTCACGCGCACGCCGCGTGA
- a CDS encoding transposase, whose product MSQRRFRRTHGGVCSLGLRLVWCPKYRRRALGGRVLARCGELAEQIADGHGWEVVAKEVMPEFAYLRRLVELLRSPSYFAAAVGYVSEAAVRRCIGHQWGVVAA is encoded by the coding sequence ATGTCGCAGCGCCGGTTTCGTCGCACACATGGTGGTGTGTGCTCATTGGGGTTGCGCCTGGTGTGGTGCCCGAAATATCGACGCCGGGCTCTGGGTGGCCGGGTATTGGCCCGCTGCGGCGAGCTGGCCGAGCAGATCGCTGACGGGCATGGGTGGGAGGTCGTGGCCAAGGAAGTGATGCCTGAGTTCGCGTATCTGCGGCGGTTGGTGGAGCTGCTGAGGTCGCCGTCGTATTTTGCCGCCGCGGTCGGATACGTCTCGGAGGCGGCGGTACGCCGCTGCATCGGGCACCAGTGGGGTGTGGTGGCGGCGTGA
- a CDS encoding glycoside hydrolase 5 family protein, which produces MHRRTVLKLPVMLVAGAALAQLPRANAEEPGRWPAERAHRWYQAQGWLVGANYITSNAVNQLEMFQAQTYDPGRIDIELGWARLLGFNCVRVFLHDLLWAQDYRGFQRRLAQFVDIAARHGIKPMFVLFDSCWDPFPKPGEQPAPRSGVHNSRWVQSPGADHLGDRAYIRVLQDYVTGVLAQFRSDDRVLGWDLWNEPDNPSRVYRQVERTDKQELVADLLPQVFRWARNVDPGQPLTSGVWRGVWGDPWRRSVIVDIQLANSDIITFHNYGQPAAFEARIAELLPFGRPIMCTEYMARPLGSTIEGIAPIAKRHNVAALNWGLVAGKTQTYFPWDSWDHPYPSIPDVWFHDLLQPDGRPYRDSEITAISPVDRLVVPPGAREQSH; this is translated from the coding sequence ATGCATCGTCGGACGGTCCTGAAACTGCCGGTGATGCTTGTTGCAGGCGCAGCACTGGCCCAACTACCGCGCGCCAATGCGGAGGAACCGGGCCGCTGGCCGGCCGAGCGTGCACACCGGTGGTACCAAGCGCAAGGCTGGCTTGTCGGGGCGAACTACATCACCTCCAACGCGGTCAACCAGCTCGAGATGTTCCAGGCCCAAACCTACGACCCGGGCCGCATCGACATCGAGTTGGGCTGGGCGCGGTTGCTCGGTTTCAACTGTGTGCGCGTCTTTCTGCACGATCTGCTGTGGGCCCAGGATTATCGCGGTTTCCAACGACGTCTCGCGCAGTTCGTCGACATCGCGGCGCGCCACGGCATCAAACCGATGTTCGTGCTGTTCGACTCGTGCTGGGATCCGTTCCCCAAACCGGGTGAACAGCCCGCACCGAGGTCCGGGGTTCACAACTCCCGCTGGGTTCAGAGCCCGGGGGCCGACCACCTCGGTGACCGCGCATACATCCGCGTTCTCCAGGACTACGTTACCGGGGTGTTGGCCCAATTCCGCAGCGACGATCGCGTTTTGGGCTGGGACCTGTGGAACGAACCCGACAACCCCTCTCGCGTTTACCGCCAAGTCGAGCGAACAGACAAGCAAGAACTCGTCGCAGACCTGCTTCCCCAGGTGTTCCGGTGGGCGCGCAACGTCGATCCGGGTCAACCGCTGACGAGCGGGGTGTGGCGCGGCGTATGGGGAGATCCGTGGCGGCGCAGCGTGATTGTGGACATCCAACTCGCCAACTCGGACATCATCACGTTCCACAACTATGGCCAGCCGGCGGCGTTTGAGGCACGCATCGCCGAGCTGCTGCCGTTCGGGCGACCGATCATGTGTACCGAGTACATGGCCCGGCCCCTGGGCAGCACCATTGAGGGGATAGCGCCAATTGCAAAGCGGCACAACGTTGCCGCACTGAACTGGGGTCTGGTGGCCGGCAAGACCCAAACATATTTTCCGTGGGACTCATGGGATCACCCCTACCCATCGATTCCGGACGTGTGGTTCCACGATCTGTTACAACCGGACGGACGGCCCTATCGAGATTCGGAAATCACTGCGATTTCGCCCGTCGATCGCCTGGTGGTCCCGCCGGGCGCTCGAGAGCAAAGCCACTAA